From one Lycium ferocissimum isolate CSIRO_LF1 chromosome 7, AGI_CSIRO_Lferr_CH_V1, whole genome shotgun sequence genomic stretch:
- the LOC132062535 gene encoding protein VACUOLELESS GAMETOPHYTES-like — MGRKKRPDTTSSQSTTTLPQETQVHFSHPHILKLVNPTESETLTCNACEQQNTNNKPFYGCNACQYFLHENCLNAPRFLDHSSHPSHPLTLHPMPTYPTRSYLCNACGSAGNAFSFSCARCQFDIHVQCASCPSSILVDKHAHQLELIFGSPYQDKDIEYFCDICDAVMNKDNWLYYCADCDFGAHLQCASPELVVYPRSQPIIPNPNPNPIPNANSTLEILNSVNEANQQVFEAQVATRMMAQLGQDMLESVRPTRRYYYY, encoded by the coding sequence ATGGGAAGAAAGAAACGGCCAGATACGACGTCGTCTCAAAGTACGACGACATTGCCTCAAGAAACTCAAGTACACTTCAGCCACCCCCACATCTTGAAACTTGTCAATCCAACTGAAAGTGAAACTCTCACTTGCAATGCTTGTGAACAACAAAACACTAATAACAAACCTTTCTATGGCTGCAACGCCTGCCAATATTTCCTCCACGAAAACTGCCTCAACGCTCCGCGTTTTCTCGATCACTCATCTCATCCTTCCCACCCTTTAACCCTTCACCCGATGCCAACTTACCCGACTCGTTCCTATCTTTGCAACGCTTGTGGATCTGCTGGCAACGCATTCAGCTTTAGCTGTGCCCGTTGCCAGTTCGATATCCACGTGCAATGTGCGTCTTGTCCGAGCTCAATACTCGTTGACAAACACGCACATCAATTAGAGCTCATATTCGGTTCTCCTTACCAAGATAAGGACATCGAATATTTTTGTGATATCTGCGATGCAGTAATGAACAAGGACAACTGGTTGTACTATTGCGCTGATTGTGATTTCGGGGCGCACTTGCAGTGTGCTAGCCCTGAACTTGTTGTTTAcccaagaagccaaccaattattccaaatccaaatccaaatccaattccaaatgcaAATTCAACACTAGAGATTTTAAATTCAGTTAATGAAGCTAATCAGCAGGTTTTTGAAGCTCAAGTTGCTACCCGGATGATGGCACAATTAGGACAAGATATGCTGGAGTCGGTCAGGCCAACACGAAGATATTATTACTACTGA
- the LOC132062536 gene encoding protein VACUOLELESS GAMETOPHYTES-like, whose translation MGRQNRSTNAASQGKQHFSHPHILKLVNPADQAKTLTCNACEQPDNNSNRPFYGCNSCQYFLHENCFNAPRFLVHSSHPSHPLTLLQIPTYSSRSYTCKACGSAGNGFCFSCACCEFDIHLQCASCPSSILVDKHPHQLGLHFGSPYEDKSVEYVCDMCTVIMNRDEWLYYCAGCDFGSHLKCAISSPEVGVFPKQQCPIPNPSPSRNPNATLEMINAANEAHEQILAAQIGAQIAARGREACLDLVGPPRRYSYY comes from the coding sequence ATGGGAAGACAGAACCGGAGTACAAATGCGGCATCTCAAGGTAAACAACACTTCAGCCATCCCCatattttgaaacttgtgaatCCAGCTGATCAAGCTAAAACACTCACTTGCAATGCCTGTGAACAACCTGATAACAATAGTAATAGGCCTTTCTACGGTTGCAACAGTTGTCAATATTTCCTTCACGAAAACTGCTTCAATGCTCCGCGTTTTCTTGTTCATTCATCTCATCCTTCCCACCCTTTAACCCTTCTCCAAATTCCGACTTACTCGAGTCGTTCCTATACATGCAAGGCTTGTGGCTCTGCTGGAAATGGGTTTTGCTTTAGTTGTGCTTGTTGTGAATTTGATATTCACTTGCAATGTGCGTCTTGTCCTAGCTCCATTCTTGTTGATAAACATCCGCATCAATTGGGGCTGCACTTCGGTTCTCCTTACGAAGATAAGAGTGTCGAATATGTTTGTGACATGTGCACTGTAATAATGAACAGGGACGAGTGGCTGTACTATTGTGCTGGCTGTGATTTCGGGTCACACTTAAAGTGTGCAATAAGTAGTCCTGAAGTCggtgtttttccaaaacaaCAATGTCCAATTCCAAATCCCAGCCCAAGTCGAAATCCAAATGCAACATTGGAGATGATAAATGCAGCAAATGAAGCTCATGAACAGATTCTTGCAGCTCAAATTGGTGCTCAGATTGCGGCACGAGGAAGAGAGGCTTGTCTGGACTTGGTCGGGCCACCGCGAAGATACAGTTACTATTAA
- the LOC132061941 gene encoding uncharacterized protein LOC132061941: protein MGRQNNQSTADATSQGTQHFSHPHILKLVNPSDQVKTLTCNACEQPDNNKPNFHGCNRCQYFLHENCFNAPRFLNHSSHPSHPLTLHQIPTYSSRSYTCKACGSAGNGFCFSCACCEFDIHLQCASCPSSILVTKHPHQLALHFGSPYEDKNMAYVCDVCTVIMNKDDWLYYCAGCDFGSHLKCAITPEVGAFPKQQRPVPTSNPSANSNPNPTGDTINAVNEAHEQIIAAQLRAQIEARGREAALDLFRPSGRRYITRKSMGRQNQTTNGTCQGKQHFSHPHILKLIVNNPAETLTCNACEQPNITNKPNFYGCNSCQYFLHENCLNAPRFLNHSSHPFHHLTLLPVPAYSSGSYTCNACGSAGNGFCFNCACCEFDIHLQCASCPSSILVDKHPHQLGLHFGSPYEDKSIIYNCDMCNVIMNKNDWLYYCVGCDFGSHLHCAIIIPEVGVFPKQQCPIPNPSPNPNPNRNTNATLEMINAANEAHEQIIAAQIHMKYQHNQHFSHHHILKKLVLDDSEELQCQACEQPIFKPIHGCISCNFYLHDNCLNAPRSLVHPSHHSHPLTLLPTPTYSSRSFTCNACGSEGRSCSLSCAHCEFDLHVQCALLPQTVLLGQHDQHELKLIFDSPFDHEDKSTIFVCDLCHGKTEPNYWLYYCAECDFGTHVECGISKYVNKPKEKAVIIEPKEEPVISIPTKSSVRKTEKKSAKNPKENPKMRPVTENSADTPEENKEGEENAVIMKPKEEPNNEPVTSTPRKGRVRKPEKKSAKNPKMKTVSRDEKLAESSADKSPEEYEEGEENAGILKPKEKPIKTTINEQVISAPTKSPVRKTKKKPAQNPKMKPVSELVPDENSADKLPEEGEEEESSEISNYEAQRRLKEEHMEHMLMLQALDNAASYIGPSRDYYYY, encoded by the exons ATGGGAAGACAGAATAATCAAAGTACTGCAGATGCAACATCTCAAGGTACGCAACACTTCAGCCATCCACacattttgaaacttgtgaatCCATCTGATCAAGTTAAAACACTCACTTGCAATGCCTGTGAGCAACCAGACAACAATAAGCCTAATTTTCATGGCTGCAATAGATGCCAATATTTCCTCCACGAAAACTGCTTTAACGCTCCGCGTTTTCTTAATCATTCATCTCATCCTTCCCACCCTTTGACCCTGCACCAAATTCCGACTTACTCGAGTCGTTCCTATACTTGCAAGGCTTGCGGCTCTGCTGGAAATGGATTTTGCTTTAGCTGTGCTTGTTGTGAATTTGATATTCACTTGCAATGTGCATCTTGTCCAAGTTCGATACTTGTTACCAAACACCCACATCAATTGGCGCTCCACTTTGGCTCTCCTTACGAAGATAAGAATATGGCATATGTTTGTGATGTCTGCACTGTAATAATGAACAAGGACGATTGGTTGTACTATTGTGCTGGTTGTGATTTCGGGTCACACTTGAAGTGTGCAATTACTCCTGAAGTTGGTGCTTTCCCCAAACAGCAGCGTCCAGTTCCAACTTCAAATCCAAGTGCAAAttcaaatccaaatccaacagGGGATACAATAAATGCAGTGAATGAAGCTCATGAACAGATCATCGCAGCTCAACTTCGTGCACAGATTGAGGCACGAGGAAGAGAGGCTGCTCTGGACTTATTCAGGCCATCAGGAAGAAGATACA TTACAAGGAAATCAATGGGAAGACAGAATCAGACTACAAATGGGACATGTCAAGGTAAACAACACTTTAGCCATCCCCACATCTTGAAACTAATTGTGAATAATCCAGCTGAAACACTCACTTGCAACGCTTGTGAGCAACCAAACATTACTAATAAGCCTAATTTCTATGGCTGCAATAGTTGTCAATATTTCCTCCACGAAAACTGCCTCAACGCTCCTCGTTTTCTCAATCATTCTTCTCATCCTTTTCACCACTTGACCCTTCTCCCAGTTCCTGCTTACTCAAGTGGTTCCTATACTTGCAACGCTTGTGGCTCTGCTGGAAACGGATTTTGCTTTAACTGTGCTTGTTGTGAATTTGATATCCACTTGCAGTGCGCATCTTGTCCAAGCTCGATACTTGTTGACAAACACCCACATCAATTGGGGCTCCACTTCGGTTCTCCTTACGAAGATAAGAGTATCATATACAATTGTGATATGTGCAATGTGATAATGAACAAGAACGATTGGCTGTACTATTGCGTTGGTTGTGATTTCGGGTCACACTTGCACTGTGCAATAATTATTCCTGAAGTTGGTGTTTTCCCCAAACAACAGTGTCCAATTCCAAATCCaagtccaaatccaaatccaaatcgaAATACAAATGCAACATTGGAAATGATAAATGCAGCAAATGAAGCTCATGAACAGATTATTGCAGCTCAAATTC ACATGAAATATCAGCATAACCAACATTTCAGCCACcatcatattttgaaaaaacttgTTCTTGATGACAGTGAGGAACTGCAATGCCAAGCCTGCGAGCAACCCATATTTAAGCCCATTCATGGCTGCATCTCTTGCAATTTCTACCTCCATGACAATTGCCTCAACGCGCCCCGTTCTCTAGTGCACCCTTCTCACCATTCTCACCCTTTAACCCTTCTTCCAACTCCCACTTATTCGAGCCGATCTTTTACTTGTAATGCCTGTGGATCTGAAGGAAGATCATGTAGCTTAAGCTGTGCTCATTGCGAGTTTGATTTGCACGTGCAATGTGCCCTTTTGCCTCAAACTGTCTTACTTGGCCAACATGACCAACATGAACTCAAACTTATATTTGATTCCCCTTTTGATCATGAGGACAAAAGCACCATTTTTGTTTGTGATCTGTGTCATGGCAAGACAGAACCGAATTATTGGTTGTATTATTGTGCTGAATGTGATTTTGGAACACATGTCGAATGTGGCATTTCCAAATATGTGaacaaaccaaaagaaaaagcgGTGATCATAGAACCAAAGGAAGAACCGGTCATTAGCATACCAACAAAAAGTTCAGTCAGGAAAACAGAgaaaaaatcagccaagaatcCTAAAGAAAATCCCAAAATGAGGCCAGTAACAGAAAATTCAGCAGATACAccagaagaaaataaagaaggagaagaaaatgCAGTGATCATGAAACCAAAGGAAGAACCAAACAATGAACCAGTCACTAGTACACCAAGAAAAGGTCGAGTTAGGAAACCAGAGAAAAAATCAGCAAAGAATCCCAAAATGAAGACAGTATCACGAGATGAAAAACTTGCAGAAAGTTCAGCAGACAAATCACCAGAAGAatatgaagaaggagaagaaaatgCAGGGATCCTGAAACCAAAGGAAAAACCAATCAAGACAACAattaatgaacaagtaattAGTGCACCAACAAAGAGTCCAGTtaggaaaacaaagaaaaaaccaGCCCAGAATCCCAAAATGAAGCCAGTATCTGAATTGGTGCCAGACGAAAACTCAGCAGACAAATTAccagaagaaggagaagaagaggaatCGTCAGAAATATCAAATTATGAAGCACAGCGCAGATTGAAGGAAGAACATATGGAACACATGCTCATGCTTCAAGCTCTGGATAATGCTGCAAGCTACATTGGCCCCTCACGggattattactattattaa
- the LOC132063444 gene encoding protein VACUOLELESS GAMETOPHYTES-like, with the protein MGRQNQTTNGTCQGKQHFSHPHILKLIVNNPAETLTCNACEQPNITNKPNFYGCNSCQYFLHENCLNAPRFLNHSSHPFHHLTLLPVPAYSSGSYTCNACGSAGNGFCFNCACCEFDIHLQCASCPSSILVDKHPHQLGLHFGSPYEDKSIIYNCDMCNVIMNKNDWLYYCVGCDFGSHLHCAIIIPEVGVFPKQQCPIPNPSPNPNPNRNTNATLEMINAANEAHEQIIAAQIRYQIEARGREAALDLI; encoded by the coding sequence ATGGGAAGACAGAATCAGACTACAAATGGGACATGTCAAGGTAAACAACACTTTAGCCATCCCCACATCTTGAAACTAATTGTGAATAATCCAGCTGAAACACTCACTTGCAACGCTTGTGAGCAACCAAACATTACTAATAAGCCTAATTTCTATGGCTGCAATAGTTGTCAATATTTCCTCCACGAAAACTGCCTCAACGCTCCTCGTTTTCTCAATCATTCTTCTCATCCTTTTCACCACTTGACCCTTCTCCCAGTTCCTGCTTACTCAAGTGGTTCCTATACTTGCAACGCTTGTGGCTCTGCTGGAAACGGATTTTGCTTTAACTGTGCTTGTTGTGAATTTGATATCCACTTGCAGTGCGCATCTTGTCCAAGCTCGATACTTGTTGACAAACACCCACATCAATTGGGGCTCCACTTCGGTTCTCCTTACGAAGATAAGAGTATCATATACAATTGTGATATGTGCAATGTGATAATGAACAAGAACGATTGGCTGTACTATTGCGTTGGTTGTGATTTCGGGTCACACTTGCACTGTGCAATAATTATTCCTGAAGTTGGTGTTTTCCCCAAACAACAGTGTCCAATTCCAAATCCaagtccaaatccaaatccaaatcgaAATACAAATGCAACATTGGAAATGATAAATGCAGCAAATGAAGCTCATGAACAGATTATTGCAGCTCAAATTCGTTATCAGATTGAGGCACGAGGAAGAGAGGCCGCGCTGGATTTAATCTGA
- the LOC132061942 gene encoding uncharacterized protein LOC132061942, whose amino-acid sequence MNQSQLLNRSYHPWPPPRPKNQQTFQVSQTPSVNRSNWKPNRSNNKPRRFFHQKKKQQRENYRFTPFTPHNTTSFLIRAKKSGGIASLVSPYPVTPAVLPTPKFSPARDVLADVAKEEWGVNGYGSMNGLIRVRSPENDPDEGVIVSWDSDVEEVEKRLSHDLSRFEMIYDPGNGGSGYRVDDVEEHIERLEEENMELKEKMYVMERELVELRKRVRYLEGENGSDNEGGSEKSVGD is encoded by the coding sequence ATGAACCAGTCTCAGTTACTGAACCGGAGTTACCACCCTTGGCCACCACCACGGCCCAAAAATCAACAAACTTTCCAAGTTTCACAAACACCTAGCGTGAACCGGAGTAATTGGAAACCAAACCGGTCCAACAACAAACCACGCCGGTTTTTTCATcagaaaaagaaacaacaaagagaaaattaccgttttacccctTTCACTCCACACAACACGACATCGTTTCTAATCCGAGCAAAGAAATCCGGTGGAATCGCCTCTTTAGTTTCTCCTTATCCGGTGACGCCAGCTGTCCTACCAACACCCAAGTTTTCTCCGGCAAGGGATGTTTTAGCTGACGTGGCAAAGGAAGAGTGGGGTGTAAACGGGTACGGGTCAATGAACGGGCTTATCCGGGTCAGGTCACCTGAGAATGATCCGGATGAAGGGGTTATTGTATCTTGGGATAGTGATGTTGAGGAAGTTGAGAAGAGGTTGAGTCATGATTTGAGCCGGTTTGAGATGATATATGACCCGGGAAATGGCGGGTCGGGTTACAGAGTTGATGACGTGGAGGAACATATAGAGAGATTGGAAGAAGAGAATATggagttgaaggagaaaatGTATGTAATGGAAAGGGAGTTGGTGGAATTGAGGAAAAGGGTTAGGTATTTGGAAGGTGAAAATGGGTCGGATAATGAAGGTGGTTCTGAGAAAAGTGTAGGAGATTGA